In Choloepus didactylus isolate mChoDid1 chromosome X, mChoDid1.pri, whole genome shotgun sequence, a genomic segment contains:
- the LOC119522696 gene encoding plexin-B3-like, translated as MGAGVRLVPDCPHLLQNYISAPHCLEALQELYTHIHRYYDQPRQIIGALEEDPVSQKMQLVCHLQQLTAPVENKVTDL; from the exons ATGGGGGCTGGGGTCCGACTGGTCCCTGACTGTCCCCACCTGCTCCAG AACTACATCTCCGCGCCCCACTGTCTGGAGGCCCTGCAGGAGCTCTACACCCATATCCACAGGTACTACGACCAG CCCCGGCAGATCATCGGTGCACTGGAGGAAGACCCCGTGAGCCAGAAGATGCAGCTGGTCTGCCACCTGCAGCAGCTCACCGCCCCGGTGGAGAACAAAGTCACTGACCTGTGA